The stretch of DNA tgcctTTTAAAACTGTCCCCTCTTTTTTCACATCCTGTAAAAAGATTTTCAACAGTATGTCAGTTTGCCTTTTCCAATAAGCTTCCCTGCTAATTCCAATTGACTTCTTTGTTCAAATTACGGTTCTAGGTAGCATTTTTTAACACTATTATCCTTCTCATTTGTACATATTCAGGTTTTGAAATTAATAAATGAAGTACAGGAGACTACTGGAAACCCTTGGGATCCTTCTAAGTAAGGTTCTTAAAGGCAGAATTTAGAGTCATTCAACAGAACAATAAACCTTATGACATTCTGTAAGCCCTCAAGGCAAGACTGTACATATGACAACATTCTCATAAAGTCTTGCCAGACCCAAATGGGGCTAAATTATTGTTATAATGGaagttaaataaatacacaaatgtacagtaatgtgaGAAATCatgcaagtgttttttaaagtcAAATAAATACATGTGCAGATAGTTTTTGttacattaattaaatttattgtACATGTCAAAGTTACAAAGGCCAGCAGGCACAGATCTGAAGCTCACTTTGGGCTGAGTTTTTGTGTAAACTCCTGGAAAGCTAGGACAGAGGCTGCTGTCCCACCCTTTCGTTATTACCACATTCTCACTTCTCTCAGCATGGGCTCAATCAATGGGAGCATGGCTACCCAGTCACTGTAAATGACTGTTTTCTCAAATTGTTCCAAAAGAAAAGTTACTTTCCTCATTTGAATATCATATTACTCATCTGAGTAATTTTCCTCAGGCATATgtctaaataaaaattaattccaAGTTGCAGTTATTTTTATTCAGATGGAATGACTAgagatttaaaagaaatactgtTAGCAGAAGTGTGACGAGTATAACCGGATAATCTTTCGAAAAtaagtcatacagtacattttacacTACTATTTCTGCAAATAAACTTCAGAGAGAATGCGAAATAATGAAAGAACATGATTGCCACAGGAAGATACTAGCTTAGATAACACTAAGGCTATAGACATTTTTTCAATCACAATTTGAAATCTcagatcatttttttttgtctctgtgTGAATCAAATTGGCTACATTCCTTATTAAAGCACAAAAGAGCAGTGAAGGCGGTTCATGCATTTTTCTTAAACCTGCACTTGTTAAAGCCAtcctctgtttttttcctgctgaAAATGATAATTAAAATAAGAGGTAGGGAGTGACACAACAACCTCACAGGTGCCCACCAAGGTTACCCATTCTGTAGCATGCTCAGACTACAGCCAGGAAGCTCTAActggaaatcattgaaattgTACTAGCTGAGCACCTCTATAGGATAATTCCCCCGCCAGTCTGTCTCTCTTTGAAATCCCAACTGATGAAGCCCATTACataaattatgaaaaatgctTAAGTGTTAAAAGTTTTAGATAAAATCAAACCATAATACTGTAATTCTTCTTACATTTCAAGCACTTAATTCCACAGTAATGTGCAGCTGATGCTTTGGACTATACTCCTAGTAGTATAAACCAGGAAAACATGTTACAAATTTTAATTAAGTTTTTTGGCACTTCAATAAGGCTGGCAGGCTCCACTATTTCCATTCCAGCCAGCTACACATAATGGTGCAATGTCTGTTCAACCAATTACACCAACATCAGTGCTCTGCCATTTCTCTTAAAATTATAAACTACTGTACTAAGCCAAAACCTCCATACATAACCACTAGCCAGGGGGATTCAAATAGTCACAAACATTTACAACCAGTTCTGGTGATGGGTCATGGGACATGTAGTGTCCAGTACAGCAGGGGCAGGCCACTTGGGTCCTCAAGTGCGACATTAACTGtatttctgcttttcattcttcaGCTCCTACACAAATCATATCCATTCTCCCATTGTCCGAAAGCCACTTATTTATGGTAAATATTGCCGCAACCCGTCTACCTGGGAGCACAGGGTCAATCCAGTTGGGATGCCAAGTCCATTGCTGGGCACATGCACAGGCTAAAGTTGGAAAAATGAAATAACCTACTCAGCACATTTTTGGACAGAGGAAGGATATAGGAGTACTGAGAGGGAGAACATGTAGcctctacacatactgtaaggtgTCCCAGCCTCAAATCCAACACAGGACAAATTCCGGGCAGTGGTGCTTACCACCACACCACTATGCTGCCCCACAAGTTACTTTTTATTCCCTCACTTAGGATTTGCAATTCAACTTAGCTCGCAGCAGCAAGCCTTTTACACGCAGGTATCCTCCAAAACATGGAATAATCTTCAAGTGATGATATCTATTTGAATCCAGATTATCTgagataaacacttttttttaaagatacaatTTTAACTTGGAGCTTCAACGTAAAAAACCTTGAGGTATCACAAAAGCTCCTAGTGTGATGAGATGCCCttattaataggtttatcaTTGCCCGGAGTGCATATAAACACGTAAATCGCCCCATTCCACATGGTTAGAAAGGTATGTAAACTAAGGCAAAGGTCTAAAAAGCATTATCTACATACATTGTCAACTTCTGCACCAATGGACCAGGCTTGTAAACACCACAGTTAGTTTATGATTCGGAACATGTGGAATTACCTTTGGACACTTCACTATACagattttaaatgcaaatgcattttaaaggctTTTGGAAAGGCTTTCAGTGCGATCACTTACAATTGTTATCCATGTAAAAAAACTTTagacaaaacatgaaaaacagaaaccttttttttttcttgaaaaattgAACAACCAACAAAATCTGAATGTTTCCATTTTAAGGTCACATAAAGAAATCTTTTTCTCTTGAAACCCTCTGAATTCGCAAAACAGGTCAATCTATATTTAAGTGCAGTAATCAGACTCATCAATTCAAAAGACTTCTCCAATTCCAAGGCTGAAAGGTTCACCCATAAACACACTGATATCACTATTCAAGTTGGTGCTTCATTTTTCTGATTTGCTTGCAGCCGTTGTCGTCTTCGTGCAATTGCTTCCTGTTTCTTTCTTTCAATCTCTTCTGCAGAACACTTAACAGTCCTTTGATTATTGACAAAGACtagaaaaaagcagaaataataaaatcattaaaaatactaaaaattcCCATGAGCTTTAAAGTTATTTCTTAAGTTATTTTGCCAATCAAACACTGGGTACCACCAAAGAGTAAGATTTAAGGGCTTCTTCACTTTCTGAACGTATTGCATCAACAAGTGAACCTGTATTGATCTTAAGCTATAAGactctgttgcacacaaacTGTAAAGGAAGTGCTCCAAAATAGTAGAACCTCTTAACAAGTGCTTAATGATAACATCAGAATGAAGTTGGTAAGATATCTCACAAGAAAAAGATCCATGAATTCACATACTAATTACTCAGACTAGGATCCAaccatgtacatactgtatgtatgttctTGTTTTAGGTCTTCCAACTCACCTTTGCTGTTCAGTGCTGCAGGGTCAGACTGATGCCTCCTGAAAGAAGCCTGTTTAGATGTTTCAGGGAATCTTACAGATGAGGTGACACTCTTGTTATTGAGGTTTTGCAAACAGCTTGCACTCCCATACTTTGCTCCTTTCACCTGATTTCCCTCCCCTGTCTTGCTTTCTACAGAAGTGCTCCTTGTTTGTTCAAACACATTTTGCCTCTCACTCATATCTGAAAAGTCCTGTGGCTTGAAAGCGGTCAGGGAATAATTTACATTTCTACAGTTCTTTCTGTTGTTTAAAGACTGAGACACATTTGCAGCTGCTGTTGTACTGCTTGAGACACTACACAAAGTACTTACAGGGGCACCAGTACTTGACGGGAAAGAGCTGGACCGTTTGAAAGCAGTCGtgggtttattttttgtgtactCCATGATTCCACTTTGGGTACTGCTTTTAGTTTCTGCATGAATCCCTTTATCAATGCCTAAACCTGGCCTAGATTCTAATTTGCTTTGGACAATAGCTGACTGTGGGAGAGCTGTTTTTAGCAAGGATGCAACAGCAGAACTTGTGCCTAATTCAGCACACCGATTAGTGGACAACTTTTCAACATCATCACAAGCCAGATAGAGGAGGTCATCATCTCCATCCTCCCAAAGAGAGTCAAAGTCTCCTTCAGAAATTTTAGATTCACTGCCAAACCCAAAGGACAATGCCTGCTTTTCTTTAACATTGGTCTCTACTTGTCTATCACACTGAAGTATGGACTTCAAAGGTCCAGATGATACAGGCTTTGTGGCACTAGAGGGTTTTGTAGTATGCTGGATGTAGGGTATGAGCGCACTGGGTGTTTTTTGGGAATGACTCTGCTgatatttctgaatatttttatcTGGTCTCACAGAGATTCTCCTGCCAATTTCACTGAGActtgattcatttattttgtttttataatccTGCAAAATGCACTCCTGTTGCATAGATCTAGCTTCATCAAGTGAAAATGTCTCTTTTACCTTAAATTGGGGGTTTGCCTCCAATGTGAAAGTActtctgttttttgctttttcatttattctttCAAATCCAGTTGTGAAACAACTGATGCTGGACTGTCCACACACTGTGCTGTTGAGACCTGTTGCAGATGCACTGCTGGCATTCTGAACACCATTTTTTTCAGAAGAAGGACCTGCATGATTAGAGGACCGTCTACCTTCTTCTGCAGAGGTGATTAAGTCTGGATTTTGGGTAACTTCAAGTAAGAAAGAATCATCTAACAAATCATCATTGGCCCAGTcatcattaaaatcattatttgaTGCCACTAACATTGCAGAttcttctgtgattttcacatgTGACTCTGGCGAAGAGATAGTTTTGACTGATCCAACATCAAGAGGTGCAACGAACCCTAAACCAGCAGCCTTTTCACAAACACTTCTGGTTGTAACTGTAGGCACTTTCAGTTGCTGTGAATGACTAACTGAACTTTGACTCAGTCTTCCACTGAGATGCTGAGTAGGTCCATCAAAAAGAGCATTCATTTCATCTTCTAACTTAGAATCCACAAACTTCTGGGTACCGTGCTCCATTCTAATTTCTTCCACTATCCCAGTAATTCCTTTTTGGACAGCACTGATGTCACTTGAGGAAGGTTTGCTAAAAAAAAGAGGAATAGTGTTTCCcaaactgttttcattttcagtggaAAGGTCCTGTTCCAATTTGTAATTAAGAATTTCAGTCCTTTGTTCTGTATCTTGCTGTATCATATTTATATCAAATTGCTTAGCAAGCTTCATAAGTTCCTCCACTCCATTTTGCCTGTGTGAACATTTTAatagataaaaagaaaaacgaAAGAAAAAGGTTATTTCAAGCATGGAGTACTGAAggtcaaattaaacattttgatcCCTCATTTAAACATTATATTTCATCCTGAAAACTGAAAAGAGTAACTAATGGATTTATGGGTCAACCtagtaaaacagtttttaaactacaacaaaGCAAAACCCTTGTAAACCAACCCAGCTTTTGTTTGCTCTTATGACTGAGAAGTCAGTTCACTCCACTAATCCCAGAAAAGCTTGAATAAAAACACAGCACCAAAAGTTACAAGCCACTGGTACTGGAAGTCCACCTCCAACTACTTTATAAACACTACAGGGTAATGCAATGCTTTGGCTGAATAAAGTGAGATGATACACTTGGAGATAAACTTGTCAATAAGGACAAGACCCTACCTCATACTTCATCCATTACCCAATGTTCACACTACATTTACTATTTGATTGCCACGTCTTTATCACCCAATTTACAACCTGACACAGCTTGCTCTTTAAATATCTGGATGTATTCTAAAACAATCACTTCCTCTTTCAgatcaaaatgaaaaatttaATGAGGAAGCCATATCCCACTTGCACCAGAAGACCAAACAGGTGCCTTGTGTTATCTGACCTATATAAAACACAGGTGCTCACATTGTTCTGCCAAGGTATAGTAAATGTGTCAAGCAAAGCATTTTTCAGTCCGTTACCCACCTTGAAGATTTTTTCTTGGATCTGCTATGAACCACCTCAGGAGTGCATGGAATACCATCACCAAACCACATATCAAGCAGCACAGCTTCTGAGGCTTTTGGCCTGTCATCCTAgaaaacaacacagaaaaatgTCTATAGCCACCTCACAAAGCAGCATGAGGTCACCTGCAGTGTCTCTGAATTATGAATTCTGTAATAAGTAATCATATATAAATGTACCTACAAGACACTTAAACACTTAACACTTAAATGAAGCAAGCACACCAACTGCTTGATATGTGCAATCCTATTCACATATAGgtgcaaaaataaaagtgaTCTTTATAATGCTGACTGAAACACACTGAGACAGAAATCACTGCATTAATCTTTCTTTGATCTCAACTATAAGTAGATGAAATAAAACCtgaacaattttttaaaaagcattactAACCTTGGGAGCAATCCGATTGACGATGTCCGAGATTTCCACTGCCTTTCCGCTCATTTTTGACTTGTTACAGCCTTTccctaaaacacattaaatgtaTGGAATCTGATACAAAATagcattatgtttttttcactgGGGAATGGATCTTCAAACAATCTCCTCAAGCTTGCGTTCTGCATGCGTACTAAGCATtcacattaaaaaacagaaatgtaaaaaacaatacCATTCACGACAGGAGTTGGCGACGAAGGGTCCCAGATGATGTCTTCGTGAAACTCTGAATCATTGCTAGGAGACTCAACACATCTTACTGGATTGCGATTGACTCTCGTGCACCTCCTAGGAGTCCTCACATCTTGCCGCATGTAAAACAGTTAAAGCACCATTGTATAAATATTCTCGGTGATGCTGCCATCTTTAATCATCCATCTGTGCAGTTTAAACCAGTGTTCTGGGTTGCTCTGGTTTCTGAGATATTAAAAGATTTTTGGAGAGTGAGTCACAAAGCCTCCCCTCCCAGTTAAGGCAAATTTATGGTTAAACTGAAGTAGAGGGAAAGGAGACTGTGTACATGCATTTCTCAACCAATAGTCCAGAACTCTGGCAGCAAGTGGAGTATTTGTAGTATCACTAAGAACCACTACATAGTACATATGTAATGTGGTTTTATCTTCTTGATTTGTTTTCCTATGAGTTAGCTTGacactgtacatgtatatttttgcTGTGCACAGAGGATCGTAACAAAGCATTCAAGCAAAAGTGGGAAGGCAACTGTTGTGTTCTAGCTAGTGGTGACCACTGCTAATTGCTTTTTTGGGGGAATGCAGAAGTTGGGGGGCTTCTCTATTTAAAGTAGTAATTTTCACTGTTAATTGACATAGTATAGTAGAAACCAGCGCATACGAACAGAATCACCTACACTTTTAGGGATGGGGGCGCTACCCTGTGACGTCACTGTCCAAAACAATTTCACCAGACAAAACAAGTCTGCTCAAACTTTGATGCAGGATAATTCATTAAGTACtggttttaattacttttacaTAACTATACATGAATACCAACCAAACACTATAAGGAAAGATCAATTCAAATGCATTCTAGCTGCAGTTTACTAACGACGGAAAGCCACACACAACAATATTTTAATGCGAATGTTTTAGCACCGAACGATAAGGTACCATTCGCAGTACATGGGCGTACATAACGGTACAAACAGGATCTTTAGATGTGAAACTGGTTATAAACGTGCTCATCTACGGTACCCAGCTAGCTGTGCttattttgtgatttatatCAT from Lepisosteus oculatus isolate fLepOcu1 chromosome 17, fLepOcu1.hap2, whole genome shotgun sequence encodes:
- the LOC102695686 gene encoding ewing's tumor-associated antigen 1 homolog, producing the protein MTTRKRHSRVVALALSEERERRRKAGVSDTEQRKTNKMCRGLRQTQQSPTVDTSYKSRNKDVRTPRRCTRVNRNPVRCVESPSNDSEFHEDIIWDPSSPTPVVNGKGCNKSKMSGKAVEISDIVNRIAPKDDRPKASEAVLLDMWFGDGIPCTPEVVHSRSKKKSSRQNGVEELMKLAKQFDINMIQQDTEQRTEILNYKLEQDLSTENENSLGNTIPLFFSKPSSSDISAVQKGITGIVEEIRMEHGTQKFVDSKLEDEMNALFDGPTQHLSGRLSQSSVSHSQQLKVPTVTTRSVCEKAAGLGFVAPLDVGSVKTISSPESHVKITEESAMLVASNNDFNDDWANDDLLDDSFLLEVTQNPDLITSAEEGRRSSNHAGPSSEKNGVQNASSASATGLNSTVCGQSSISCFTTGFERINEKAKNRSTFTLEANPQFKVKETFSLDEARSMQQECILQDYKNKINESSLSEIGRRISVRPDKNIQKYQQSHSQKTPSALIPYIQHTTKPSSATKPVSSGPLKSILQCDRQVETNVKEKQALSFGFGSESKISEGDFDSLWEDGDDDLLYLACDDVEKLSTNRCAELGTSSAVASLLKTALPQSAIVQSKLESRPGLGIDKGIHAETKSSTQSGIMEYTKNKPTTAFKRSSSFPSSTGAPVSTLCSVSSSTTAAANVSQSLNNRKNCRNVNYSLTAFKPQDFSDMSERQNVFEQTRSTSVESKTGEGNQVKGAKYGSASCLQNLNNKSVTSSVRFPETSKQASFRRHQSDPAALNSKVFVNNQRTVKCSAEEIERKKQEAIARRRQRLQANQKNEAPT